The Budorcas taxicolor isolate Tak-1 chromosome 8, Takin1.1, whole genome shotgun sequence genome includes the window GGGATCTCAGGATAAAGCCTTTTCTCTGTTAACTGGTGTACTATCATGTCCGTGTTTTGAGCTTCTCAACCATTCCATGTAATATGAACTGTGGATCATAGCTGAGTCTATTTCTTGCCTTTGAAACTTAATATTGGTAATCCACTTTTGGGATATTAGCCATATTAGCATGGTGCCCTCTCATAGCCTTTGAGAAGGTTAGAACTAGAAGATAGCGAAGAAGCCTCCAGTTTAAAACACCTCTTTGttgtatgggaaaaaaaaaaaaagaaactgaggacCTGTAGCCCCACAATGTGGTTCTTTTCCCTTGCTATGGAGAGCCTGGAAAGCcctaaacaataaaaatgtaaactttgCAGAAATTAATTTGTCTATTGAATTTTTTGCATATAGTAATGTGTAAGTCACAGTTATAAGCAAAACAGTATTTCTTGATGAACAATCaggcagtttttgttttttttcttatagttatACAGGCATAGGAGTCACTTAAGTAATTCCTTATATTTGATTATAATGCCTCTTAGCTGATTTTATATGGTAGTTTTTATGTGGCATTGTGTATTGAGCTAGTAAGTTCCTATCTTCCTATCTTATCTGCACTTGACCCTCATGTTTTTTGAGATAGGAATGCATCCATGGCAAATGCCTAAAACCTCTTGTATGttttaaaactattataaatcaaaagggaaaagcTTGAACTCTCATGGTAGAAAAATTGGAAAGTCATTATCAGTCAGTTCACAGAACACcaaataaatgagcaaaattCCACTTTCACCTACTTAAATATTTACAGTTACTGAAACATATTCTGAGTTTAAGAATAGGAAATAACAAGCACTTTCATTTTCTGCTAGTAGAATATTAATTGGTACATTTCTGGAGGGTGGTTTTGGTAGTATGTGTTAAGAACCTTAAAAATTCACAAACCTTTTGGCTTCAAAATTTCACAGCAAAGAACTTGTTCTATGTGTAAAATCAGGAATATGTGCAGGGATGTTCACTAGTGCATATATGTAATGTTATcatgctgtatttttttaaatggatggaTGCCCATATGCATACGGGAAAAGCctagaagaataaaaacaaattgaaataGGAACACAGTTGGATTATGTAGGCGGGTATTTGTAAGATACCAGGGATGTGGGCCATTAATGCCCCAGGGGATTCTTTACACTTTAGTCAGTTCTTTGTAGCCCACTGTTGACTGATAAGGTTACACTGGCATAGTAAGTGGTATTTTGGATTTGTTGTGAAGAGCCTGTTAGTTATTTAGGAGAAAGAATGAGAAGAGAAGGTTGCTGATTTCAGAGGTAGGCAGGTTGGACTATACCATCTGAAGAGCTTTGCCATTTCTTACCCCCTGCCACACCCCCCAAGTCCCTGAAAGTCCTTTTCCAGACTTtttgggaaaacacacacacacacacacacacacacacacatctgtcatCTTACTATCAGAAGCCTATGGCAGTGTATGTAATGGGTCTAGATTTAGTACGAGAATATAGTCTTCATTCTTGAATTCACTTTTCCAAGGGCATTAACAGTCATCGGTATATCTCACGCTCCACTTGTGTGAGGCATGCCAGGAAACATTCTTAGTATCCAGCATTTCTTCTGAGAACCTTTCTGTGAAGAGTAGACCAGGTAACAAtcaagatttcagttcagttcagttcagttgctcagtcgtgtctgactctttgcgaccccatgaactgcagcacaccaggcctccctgtccatcaccaactcaggagttcacccagactcacgtccatcgagttggtgatgccatcaagtgatctcatactctgtcatccccttctcctcctgcccccaatccctcccagcatcagagtcttttccaatgagtcagctcttctcatgaggtggccagagtattggaatttcagcttcagcatcagtccttccaatgaacacccaggactgatctcctttagaatggactggttggatctccttgcagtccaagggactctcaagagtcttctccaacaccacagttgaaaagcatcaattctttggcactcaactttcttcacagtccaactctcacatccatacatgaccactggaaaaaccatagccttgactagatggacctttgttggcaaagtaatgtctctgcttttgaatatgctgtctaggttggtcataactttccttccaaggagtaagcatcttttaatttcatggctccagtcatcatctgcagtgattttggagccccccaaaataaagtctgccactgtttccccatctatttgccatgaattgatgggaccagatgccatgatcttcgttttctgaatgttgagttttaagcccactttttcactctccactttcactttgatcaagaggctttttagttcctcttcactttctgccataagggtggtgtcatctgcatatctgaggttattgatatttctcccagcaatcttgattccagcttgtgcttcttccagcccatcgtttctcgtgatgtactctgcatataagttaaataagcatggtgacaatatacaccctcgacggactccttttcctatttggaaccagtctgttgttccatgtccagttctaactgttgcttcctgacctgcatatacgtttctcaagaggcagatcaggtggtctggtattccatctctttcagaattttccatagtttttcatgatccacacagtcaaaggctttggcatagtcaataaagcagaaatagatgtttttctggaactctcttgctttttccatgatccagcggatgttggcaattttatctctggttcctctgccttttctaaaaccagcttgaacatctggaagttcacggttcacgtattgctacaacctgacttggagaattttgaacattactttactaccgtgtgagatgagtgcaatcgtgcggtagtttgagcattctttggcattgcctttgggggaatgaaaactgaccttttccagtcctgctggAAAATActgctgacttttctaaatttgctggtgtattgagtgcagcactttcacagcatcatctttcaggatttgaaatagctcaactggaattccatcacctccactagctttgttagtagtgatgcttcctaaggcccacttgacttcacattcccagatgtctggctctaggtgagtgagcacaccattgcgattatcttggtcatgaagatgttttttgtacagttcttctgtgtattcttgccacctcttcttaatatcttctgcttctattaagtccataccatttctgtcctttattgagcctatctttgcatgaaatgttcccttggtatctctaattttcttgaagagatctctagtctttcccattctattgttttcctctatttctttgcactggtcgctgaggaaggctttcttatctctccttgctattccttggaactctgccttcagatgcttatatctttctttttctccgttgcttttggcttctcttcttttcacagctatttgtaaggcctccccagacagccattttgcttttttgcatttcttttccatggggatggtcttgatccctgtctcctgtacaatgtcatgaacctctgtccatagttcatcaggcactcttatctatctgatctaggcccttgaatctatttctcacttccactgtatagtcataagggatttgatttaggccatgcctgaatggtctagtggtttttcctactttcttcaatgtaagtctgaattcggcaataaggACTTCAGTGCCTTAATAAAACAGGAGTTTCTGAAAAGTCCTAATTGTCTCGTGTGTGTCTGTTGACatacaattcttttaaaaagttgtttctgTAACCTGTTTATTCCCTGAAATttgctatgtttttcttttctttgagccCCAGCAGTTATTAGAATGAATAAAAGATGGTATGAAAAAGCAGCTAAGAGGCATAATGCTGTGAAGAGTCTGTGAAATCAAGTTGTGCAGAGTAAGCAGCCCCTTGTCAATAAGCAGTAGCTATCTCATGTGGTTGGGAGTGCTTGTGAAGAAAAGATACTGCAGCTACCAGTGGATTTGGGGCTTCTTAGATGTTGGAACACAGAATACAGCATTCATATGGTTCTTTGTAGCAGTTataattcttataattttttttggctgctccacttgtgggatctcagttccctgaccaggcactgAGTCTGTGCCACTGCAGTGAAAGAGccaaatcttaaccactagatcaccagagaattccccaaaTTCTTCAAATTTATTCTCAtagttaatatatgtatatatatgtgtatatacacacacacacacaactttattGAGACTGTGCCTTCTACTAAAATTAACTTGAAGATGAGTAATTTAGCTGTAACATGCTTACCtttccatttgggtttttcctCAAAAAGATTTCCCTGGATATATCTTTCGGTGGCAGACTTTATTGGTACTTTATCTCCCCCAGTTGTGTACAGCGGAGCTTTTACCTAATCCTGGACATTGGCTTTGGAAAAAAGTATCTGCTCTGTATCATACAATTATGATTTCTTTTTGAACACGCTTTCACCTTGGTGACCTTCTCACCATGAAAGCCAGGAAGGAGGATTATCATACCTTCTAACAATTTTGCTTACTAACCACATGCCTTTGCTTCCCAAATGAGGTATTAGGCCTTTCCCTAATGATAAGCTCCGGACTTATCAATATTCAGACTTCTCCTAGCTGTACTACTTTGATAATCATGGCCACTATACTCTGATTCATAGTACTTGTTTTGTTACAAAACTCATCTTCTTACCTAgaattttacatgaaaaaatgcataataattatacttggaaatcaactataattcaaccctaattgtttttaattattattatagtgTATTCACCACTAACTCATGATATCTCTGAAGCATAGGCATTACAGCAAATAGATTCACTTAACaagttctttctctgacttcacctctgttttgttttgttgttaagcCTGATTTTGTAGAGTTTGTTGTGCACTTGAAGGAGGGTTTGTGATTTCTGAGTTGAGCCAGGTCTGATTTCTCTACAGCAGGATTGTGAAGGTTTTTCTCACTGAACAGTAATGATTCTTCAGCTTTGTTTCTAATACCTCCTCAGTCTATACGCACACAGGCAGGACTGCTGAAGCCACTCCCTGTAGCAGGTGGTCAGGAAAAGAGAGGAATAAAGTTGCAGCTTCTAACTGATTCATCAGAGAGCTATCAGTTACCCaccctgactttttttttaagctactaGACTGTCCATCCTATAGcctaataattaaattttaagtaaatatccaaagaaataaagttcCGGAGATTCCTTCTTGACTATCGGGCTGATAGGTTTTGGaatgtatatgaatatacattCTTACATAGTAAATTTTTTTGGTTGAACAGATTTAATCTGGATCTCAAAGTAAGGGCACatttttttgttagtttgttttgttttagatgtattcattttttgtctgtggtaggtctttgttgctacacagggctttctctagttgtggcgagcggggctAATCTGTAGCTGTAGTTCGCTacaaggtggcttctcttgttgcagagcacaggctctagaattTGTGGGCTTCGGCAGTTGTCACACACGGGCTTGATAGTCGCaacttgtgggctctagagtgtggacTGAGTAGCTGTgatgcatggacttagttgtggaccaggggttgaaccaatgtgtcccctgcattacacagtggattcttaaccactggaccccctgggaagcctggcagcatagtttctttttaaaaaattcatcggTTCAGTTAGAAATCTCATGATCTTTGAAGTTTTTCTGGTTTAGTTTTACCAGTAACCTGTAAATAGTGAATTGAGGTCCTTTAGCAGCTGTGTTTTTGGGCTCATTCTCAAGGTTACTAGTGTCTGCCAGTTCAATCCAATTCTCATCCTTACCCTTTGACACATTGACATAGttattccctccctctcttcttctcttttgCACATTTGTAGTCTCCCTTTCTTCTTAAAACTTCTTTCGCCTGGGCTTCTGGGGGTGTCCCCCTCTCTTGGGTTTCCTCCTGCCTCACTGGctgatatttttccattttgattctttctcatctcttccttCTTATCTTTAGGTCCCAAATCCATTTATCTGTCTAtaacaccaaaattcaaaaatttctaaaaataaattttttgtaaCTTATTTGGCAGCAAGACCTAACTTGACTTGAACTCATTTGAAGGCAAAACCCAACCTCAAGTAGCATGAGGCTATTTGTACTGTTTATGCCACCCTGGAATGAATGTtcgtattttttttcttcccaagatCTCACTGGGAATGTTAGATATTATTTTCCCAAATCtgaaatattctgatttttaaaaggtactttgCTTCCAGGGAGTTTTGAGTAATGGAGTGTAGACCCACTCACTCAATCTCTTGGTGGTCTCTTTCAACTGGTCATGATTTTTAGTTTCATCTTTATGTTAATGACTCCTAGAGATATAAATCTCTAGTCCAGACCTCTCCTGAATTCCAGACTTATATATTCATCTGCTTACTTGTCATCTCTGCATGGATGTACAGTGGACATCTTAAAGTTGGCATGCTCAGCATCTTAGTCAGTATCCTtcccctccagtctctgcctcccacTGTCTTcccaatcttcagttcagttcagttcagtcgctcagttatgtccaactccttgcgaccccatgaatcacagcacaccaggcctccctgtccatcaccaattctcggaattcactcagactcacgtccatcgagtccgtgatgccatccagccatctcatcctcggtcgtccccttctcctcctgcccccaatccctcccagcatcagagtcttttccaatgagtcaactctttgcatgaggtggccaaagtactggcatttcagctttagcatcattccttccaaaaaacatccagaactgatctcctttagaatggactggttggatctccttgcagtccaagggactctcaagagtcttctccaataccatagctcaaaagcatcaattcttcggcgcttagctttcttcatagtccaactctcacatccatacatgaccactggaaaaaccatagccttgacttgacggacctttgttggcaaagtaatgtctctgcttttgaacatgccatctaggttggtcataacttttcttccaaggagtaagcgtcttttaatttcatggctgcaatcaccatctgcagtgatttcagagccccccaaaatagtctgccactgtttccattgtttccctatctgtttgccatgaagtgatgggacgagatgccgtgatcttagttttctgaatgttgagctttaagccaactttttcccaatcttagtgaaatgcaaatctgTCCTTCATTTGCTCAGGCCCTGGACTTGAGAATCATCACCCTCGATGTCTCCACATGTCAGTCTAGCAGTGGATCCCATTGACTGCTGCCTTCACAGTGGATCTGGAATCAGACCGCTTCTCACCACCACCTCGGCCAACACCCTGACCACCTCTCACCTGATTGAGCTCAGTGGTCTCTACCTGCTCTCCCTGCTTCTCATTACCCTCGGCTGCCTCATTTCAACAGGCTGACCCTTTTACAGCATGAGTCAAATCATGTCACCCAGAACATTTTAGAAGGCTTCCTATCACACCTCTGGAATAAGAGCCACATTCGTTATTGGCTACAGAGCCTTATGTGCCCTGGCCCTCTCGCTCCCTCTCTTACCTTCTCTCCTTCTGTTGACCCTTGATCATTCTGCTTCAGTCACGAtgccttctttgctttctcctttcctccctgggATATGCGTTACCTTCAGGTCTAGGCTTGGATGTCACCTTCTTAGTGAGACCTTTCCGAGCATCCTCCCCAGTCACTGTGTATCCCCACtccccattttatttttcactttaacaTTTATTACCATCTAACATACTATATAGATaacttgtttatttctctttctgagaatACAGGTTCTTTTACTGTTTTACTCACAGGAGGTTCTCAGTGCCCAGAATATTGACTAATACATTGTGGGTGCTTAGTAACAATTTGTTGAGTGAAGGCATGTGTTTCTTTGTTCCAGCAGTCATTTGTTGAGcatacctactatgtgcaaggcaCTCTGATAGATGCTGGGCATAAATCATAAATAAGATACACCTTGGCTTTCATGGAACCTATTAATTTAGTGAAGGCCCCAGGGAGACATACATAAATGAATAGAGCTCCAGTTCAATTCAGACTGTGAAAAATATTGTTAagtagatggttggatggcatcactgacttaatgcacatgaatctgagcaaactctgagagataatgaagtacagggaagcctggtgtgctgcagtccgtggggtcacaaagagtcggacatgacttattaAGTGAACAGCAAGTACTTTGGTGTCATTTGGGTATAAATTGGAGACAGAATTGGTCTCTTGGGGAGGTTGGGCATGTTTGACTCAAAGATTTTGTTCACAAAGTTGAGCATTTAAAGGAATTTAGTTAAGATAGCAAAAACCACATATGTGAAGATGTGGAGGGATGAGAACAGCATGTGTTGGAGGGGCTCAGAGTGTTTGTGTGGCTGGATGGGAGGACTGGGAAAGCAGGTGTAGTTCCAACCAAAGAGCTATCTAATTATACTAAAGAATTTGAACTCTTTCTTTGTCCTTTGAGTATTGATGAGCTCCCAAATGTTTTAAAGTAGAGGATGGATGTGATCAGATGTATGTTTTAGAAACATTTCACAGGAAATACTCAGGTGATATGGTGGTGAAGGTATTTCATAAGTTCAGGGCTAAGATTACGGAGCCTGAATTAAGACATTGGTAGAggcaaggaggaaggaagagggaacagAGTAATTACTAGATGGTAAGCAGTGTTACCGACAGTGCTTGGTGATCAGTTGGATGTTGGATGAGAGCAGGGAATATTTGGGACGGTGATTCTGAGGTTTCTCTCTGGGTGACAACTGGAGGTATTAGTGCTGAGAGGTCCGGGAAAGGGTGACGGCTGGGCCTTGATTTTTGGATAAGTTAGAGGTGCCTGCGTTACATCTAGGTGAAGAAGTCTGCCTGCCAGTTAGAAATGAGTCTTCATCTtaggggaaggggagaggtgaAGGGAAGATTTGTTGAGTCTGCTTGCCATTGGATTTGAAGGTAGAGCAGTGGAGAACGTTGCTCAGGGTGAGCTTgggagatgaagaaaaagaaaccttGAGAAACACCAGCATTTAAGGAGCGGGTGGAGGATAAGCAACCTGTGGAGGAGATTGAAAAGGTGTGGCTGGAAGGTCCAAGAATCCACAGCTAACaagcttgctttctctctccttcaggaGGAGGTTCAGTGTCCGACGTCCCTTTCTGTCGTGAAAGACAGAAGCTTGATTGAGAGTCCAGAGGAGGAGGACGAAGTCTTTGATACCCCAGTTGATCTGTCTTCAGATGAAGAATATTTCGTTGAAGAGAGCAGGTCTGCCAGGCTTAGAAAGTCAGGCAAGGAGCGCATTGATAACATCAAAAAGgccttttccaaagaaaacatgcagAAGACGCGGCAGAATTTTGACAAGAAAGTGAACAGAATTAGGACTAGAATAGTGACCCCAGAGAGGAGAGAGCGGCTGAGACAGTCGGGGGAGAGACTGAAGCAGTCAGGGGAGAGGTTTAAGAAATCCATTACCAATGCAGCTCCCTCAAGGGAAGCTTTTAAGATGCGTAGCCTTCGGAAAAATCGAGCCATGGCTGAGGGTCCAGAAGAGGTCCGGGAGGTGGGGGTGGACATCATTGCCAGGGGTGAGGCTCTAGGCCCCATCAGTGAGCGCTACCCCGAGGTGCTCAGTGAAACAGACCCTGAGGAGGCCAGTGCCGCGCGTCCTCCCCAAGAAGGTGGGGAGATCTCGATCCCCGAGCCTCTGAAAGTTACTTTTAAACCCCAGGTGAAAGTAGAGGATGATGAATCTCTTTTGCTAGATTTAAAGCAGTAATTATAAAGAggaattaaatatattataattgtAAGTCTCCTTAATCACACAATCTTAGTTTAATTAATATAGTCATTTACATGTATATGCCATATAGGAAAACATAAATGATATGCTTGTTTCATTTCTTAGGTTTTAAATCTTCAAGATAATAAGTTATTAATATACATTTCCTTGTAACCTCCtggggaattctttttttttccctcccctggagaacattttttttcccctctcctcccccagggcTTATTTGATTCTATCAGCTTCCTCTCTTAGGTCACTCTCATGGCAGCTGTGGATTTTTAAGTTCATTTCTCTTGCC containing:
- the CAVIN4 gene encoding caveolae-associated protein 4, with the protein product MEHNGSASNADKIHQNRLSNVTEDEDQDAALTIVTVLDKVAAIVDSVQASQKRIEERHRVMENAIKSVQIDLLKFSQSHSNMGYVINKLFEKTRKVSAHIKDVKARVEKQQTHVKKVEAKQEEIMKKNKFRVVIFQEEVQCPTSLSVVKDRSLIESPEEEDEVFDTPVDLSSDEEYFVEESRSARLRKSGKERIDNIKKAFSKENMQKTRQNFDKKVNRIRTRIVTPERRERLRQSGERLKQSGERFKKSITNAAPSREAFKMRSLRKNRAMAEGPEEVREVGVDIIARGEALGPISERYPEVLSETDPEEASAARPPQEGGEISIPEPLKVTFKPQVKVEDDESLLLDLKQ